The following are from one region of the Biomphalaria glabrata chromosome 4, xgBioGlab47.1, whole genome shotgun sequence genome:
- the LOC129925998 gene encoding uncharacterized protein LOC129925998, whose amino-acid sequence MMLQFTVLILLLTGYVHCYCTDYIFSLSCGNSFVSDLKGGATLCSALSTYIDCFLSDCDLDATMKDSIYNGVLKIYAQNGYTCNTKWNDLDSQYQGTSLLGSFSGTAVKNRAISERSQTFLATAFVSLGALTFILQQFYF is encoded by the exons ATGATGCTTCAGTTCACAGTGCTGATTCTTCTTTTAACAGGATACGTACATTGCT ATTGTACGGATTATATCTTTTCGCTGAGCTGTGGGAATTCTTTTGTTAGCGACCTAAAGGGAGGAGCTACTCTGTGTTC AGCTCTGAGCACATACATAGATTGCTTTCTAAGTGATTGCGATTTGGATGCAACTATGAAAGACAGCATTTACAATGGTGTATTAAAAATCTATGCACAAAATGGATACACTTGCA aTACTAAATGGAATGATTTGGACTCAC AATACCAAGGTACTTCTTTGTTAGGAAGTTTTAGTGGCACAGCAGTAAAGAACCGTGCGATCAGTGAGAGATCCCAAACATTCCTGGCGACAGCGTTCGTGTCTCTTGGAGCATTGACTTTCATATTacagcaattttatttttaa